A section of the Corynebacterium auris genome encodes:
- the rplX gene encoding 50S ribosomal protein L24, translated as MKIKKGDMVQVISGKDKGAQGKVIEAYPKRNKVLVEGVNRIKKHVANSYNERGAESGGIVTQEAPIHVSNVMVLDSDGTPTRVGYRFDENGKKVRVAKTNGKDI; from the coding sequence ATGAAGATCAAGAAGGGCGATATGGTCCAGGTCATCTCGGGCAAGGACAAGGGCGCCCAGGGCAAGGTCATCGAGGCCTACCCGAAGCGCAACAAGGTCCTCGTCGAGGGCGTGAACCGCATCAAGAAGCACGTCGCGAACTCCTACAACGAGCGCGGCGCCGAGTCCGGCGGCATCGTCACCCAGGAGGCCCCCATCCACGTCTCCAACGTGATGGTCCTCGACTCCGACGGCACCCCGACCCGCGTGGGCTACCGTTTCGACGAAAACGGCAAGAAGGTCCGCGTTGCCAAGACGAACGGGAAGGACATCTAA
- the rplE gene encoding 50S ribosomal protein L5: MAENYTPRLKTRYKDDIRAKLNEEFGYDNVMQIPGLTKIVVNMGVGDAARDSKVINGALEDLTAITGQKPQLRRAKKSIANFKLREGMPIGAKVTLRGDRMWEFLDRLLNVALPRIRDFRGLNDKQFDGAGNYTFGLSEQTMFYEIDIDKIDRVRGMDITLVTTATSDDEGRSLLRHLGFPFADKDGKMQQA, translated from the coding sequence ATGGCTGAGAACTACACCCCGCGTCTCAAGACCCGCTACAAGGACGACATCCGCGCCAAGCTCAACGAGGAGTTCGGCTACGACAACGTCATGCAGATCCCCGGCCTGACCAAGATCGTGGTCAACATGGGTGTCGGCGACGCCGCCCGCGACTCCAAGGTCATCAACGGCGCGCTGGAGGACCTCACCGCGATCACCGGCCAGAAGCCGCAGCTGCGCCGCGCGAAGAAGTCCATCGCTAACTTCAAGCTCCGCGAGGGCATGCCCATCGGCGCGAAGGTCACCCTCCGCGGCGACCGCATGTGGGAGTTTCTGGACCGCCTGCTCAACGTCGCCCTGCCGCGTATCCGCGACTTCCGCGGCCTCAACGACAAGCAGTTCGACGGCGCCGGCAACTACACCTTCGGCCTGTCCGAGCAGACGATGTTCTACGAGATTGACATCGACAAGATCGACCGCGTCCGCGGCATGGACATCACCCTGGTGACCACCGCCACGAGCGACGACGAGGGCCGCTCCCTCCTGCGCCACCTCGGCTTCCCCTTCGCCGACAAGGACGGCAAGATGCAGCAAGCTTAA
- the rplN gene encoding 50S ribosomal protein L14 has product MIQQESRLKVADNTGAREILCIRVLGGSVRRFAGIGDTIVATVKEAAPGGNVKEGEVVRAVIVRAKKETRRPDGSYIAFDENAAVLIKNDTEPRGTRIFGPVARELRDKRFMKIVSLAPEVI; this is encoded by the coding sequence GTGATTCAGCAGGAATCGCGTCTGAAGGTCGCCGACAACACCGGTGCGCGAGAGATTCTGTGCATCCGCGTGCTCGGCGGCTCTGTCCGACGCTTCGCCGGTATCGGCGACACGATCGTCGCCACCGTGAAGGAAGCTGCCCCCGGCGGCAACGTCAAGGAGGGTGAGGTCGTGCGCGCCGTCATCGTGCGCGCCAAGAAGGAGACCCGCCGCCCGGACGGCTCGTACATCGCGTTCGACGAGAACGCGGCCGTTCTGATCAAGAACGACACCGAGCCGCGCGGCACCCGCATCTTCGGCCCGGTCGCGCGCGAGCTGCGCGACAAGCGCTTCATGAAGATCGTTTCTCTCGCACCGGAGGTGATCTAG
- a CDS encoding siderophore-interacting protein produces the protein MPSHLLHPVTLVANEQLKPRLHRLTFTAEAFADYPLSGPDEYFGLLMPKPGRPFRPFSFSGINIRAAVATMPEETRPDLRWYTIRNLDSARKLIDVDVVTHGDTGPGSRWIRQARPGDTAGMFTCPALWTPPTSSQLLVADASALPALRHILAYQQANAPRALARTHAVAVVTSPEEIEDGLAEQWGEVLASLTVIEAPKTAETEATLSALRDSFGEKQPPRSVWVSGEGALTKSVRTLAVKEWGLPPSDVVWVPFWFHGKARP, from the coding sequence CACCCCGTCACCCTCGTCGCCAACGAGCAGCTCAAACCCCGGCTACACCGCCTCACCTTCACCGCGGAGGCCTTCGCCGACTACCCCTTGAGCGGGCCGGACGAGTACTTCGGCCTACTCATGCCGAAGCCGGGGCGCCCCTTCCGCCCCTTCAGCTTCAGCGGCATCAACATCCGCGCGGCCGTCGCAACCATGCCCGAGGAGACCCGCCCCGACCTTCGCTGGTACACCATTCGCAACCTCGATAGCGCACGCAAGCTTATCGACGTCGACGTGGTCACCCACGGCGATACCGGCCCAGGTTCCCGGTGGATCCGCCAGGCGCGCCCCGGCGACACCGCCGGCATGTTCACCTGCCCCGCCCTGTGGACGCCGCCGACCTCCTCACAGCTGCTCGTGGCCGACGCCTCGGCACTGCCCGCCCTGCGCCACATCCTGGCATACCAGCAGGCAAACGCCCCCCGGGCCCTCGCCAGGACCCATGCCGTCGCCGTGGTCACCTCCCCCGAGGAGATCGAGGACGGGCTGGCCGAACAGTGGGGCGAGGTGCTGGCCTCCCTCACCGTCATCGAGGCGCCGAAAACCGCTGAGACCGAGGCCACCCTGTCCGCCCTGCGCGACAGCTTCGGTGAGAAGCAACCGCCGCGCTCCGTGTGGGTCTCCGGCGAGGGCGCCCTGACCAAGTCCGTGCGCACGCTCGCCGTGAAGGAGTGGGGCCTGCCCCCTTCCGACGTCGTCTGGGTCCCGTTCTGGTTCCACGGCAAGGCCCGGCCCTAG